From one Bradyrhizobium sp. Ash2021 genomic stretch:
- a CDS encoding dodecin codes for MPESTEMKDHVYKILELVGSSEKSIEEAVQNAITRASKTIREMKWFEVVQTRGQIENGSVRHYQVTLRVGFTLEG; via the coding sequence ATGCCGGAATCTACCGAAATGAAGGATCACGTTTACAAGATCCTGGAGCTCGTGGGATCTTCCGAAAAAAGTATCGAGGAAGCCGTTCAGAATGCGATCACCCGCGCATCAAAGACCATTCGGGAAATGAAATGGTTCGAAGTCGTGCAGACGAGAGGCCAAATCGAAAACGGGTCTGTTCGCCATTATCAGGTCACCTTGCGGGTTGGGTTCACACTCGAGGGGTAA
- a CDS encoding CoA transferase — protein sequence MTRPFEGVKILDFTQVLAGPYASYQLALLGADVIKVERREGEDMRRTPLSREWAERGLAPGWQAINGNKRSLTLDLSKPEAITIVKQLAAQADVVMENFRPGVMDKLGIGYAALSEINPKLIYCAISGFGQTGPERNGAGYDGKIQAMSGIMAITGHEETGPTRAGFAVCDVLSGATAAFGVSSALFQRTHTGKGQLVDVSMLEATLAFLSGQVADYSVAGHRQQLSGNQAVSRRPTANLFKAGQGYLLLAVNSEKQYRALMTALGRADALEDPRFADWFARQENEPALRAIIEEALSKKDPREWEKILDAAGAPCASIWKIEEVIDHPQIAARRAVQEIDTPYGRLRFAGTGFQLAHGGGRLDSMAPELSAHTDEVLSSLGYDASAIADLHARDVV from the coding sequence TTGACCCGACCGTTCGAAGGCGTGAAGATTCTCGACTTCACGCAGGTGCTTGCAGGCCCCTACGCCAGCTACCAGCTCGCCCTGCTCGGCGCCGACGTCATCAAGGTGGAGCGGCGCGAAGGCGAGGACATGCGCCGCACGCCCCTCAGCCGGGAATGGGCCGAACGCGGTCTGGCCCCCGGCTGGCAGGCGATCAACGGCAACAAACGCAGCCTGACGCTCGACCTCTCGAAGCCGGAGGCGATCACCATCGTCAAGCAGCTTGCCGCGCAGGCCGACGTGGTGATGGAGAATTTTCGCCCCGGCGTGATGGACAAGCTCGGCATCGGCTACGCCGCGCTGTCGGAGATCAATCCAAAACTGATCTATTGCGCGATCTCGGGCTTTGGCCAGACCGGCCCGGAGCGCAATGGCGCCGGCTATGACGGCAAGATCCAGGCGATGTCGGGCATCATGGCGATCACGGGTCACGAGGAGACCGGGCCGACCCGCGCCGGCTTTGCGGTCTGCGACGTGCTGTCCGGCGCCACTGCCGCGTTCGGCGTGTCGAGCGCGCTGTTCCAGCGCACCCATACCGGCAAGGGGCAACTGGTCGACGTCTCCATGCTCGAGGCAACGCTGGCGTTCCTGTCGGGACAGGTGGCGGATTATTCGGTCGCGGGCCATCGCCAGCAACTGTCCGGCAATCAGGCCGTGAGCCGCAGGCCGACGGCCAATCTGTTCAAGGCAGGCCAGGGCTATTTGCTGCTGGCGGTGAACAGCGAGAAGCAATACCGCGCGCTGATGACCGCGCTCGGCCGCGCCGACGCGCTGGAAGACCCGCGCTTCGCCGATTGGTTCGCACGGCAGGAAAACGAGCCGGCGCTGCGCGCCATCATTGAGGAAGCGCTGTCGAAAAAGGATCCGCGCGAATGGGAGAAAATCCTCGACGCGGCCGGCGCGCCCTGCGCCAGCATCTGGAAGATCGAGGAGGTGATCGATCATCCGCAGATCGCGGCGCGCCGCGCAGTTCAGGAGATCGATACGCCCTATGGCCGTCTGCGCTTTGCCGGCACCGGCTTCCAGCTCGCCCATGGCGGCGGCAGGCTCGATTCCATGGCGCCCGAACTCAGCGCCCACACCGACGAGGTGCTGAGTTCGCTCGGCTATGATGCCAGCGCGATCGCGGATTTGCACGCACGGGATGTCGTCTGA
- a CDS encoding glycine reductase — MSGSLDDQLGFAPDYDSPVPYMQRTRDYYSAIGYTTPYRWAHYVDAPFQPLKKPLSQSRVTIITTAAPFDPAKGDQGPGAAYNGGAKFYQVYDGDTSKPHDLRISHIGYDRKHTAATDSGTWFPLPQLLKAKALGRIGEVAPRFFGAPTNRSHRVTIDVDAPDILARCLADKVDVAVLVPNCPVCHQTAALVARHLEANGIATVVMGCAKDIVEHAAVPRFLFSDFPLGNSAGKPHGVESQALTLELALRLLETASGARTTMQSPLRWSEDASWKLDYNNIAQMSPEELARRRAEFDKQKEIARGNRAA; from the coding sequence ATGTCCGGCTCGCTCGACGACCAACTCGGCTTTGCGCCCGACTACGATTCCCCGGTCCCCTATATGCAGCGGACCCGCGACTACTACTCCGCGATCGGTTACACCACGCCGTATCGTTGGGCGCATTATGTCGATGCGCCGTTCCAGCCGCTGAAAAAGCCGCTCTCGCAATCGCGCGTGACGATCATCACCACCGCCGCGCCGTTCGATCCGGCGAAGGGCGATCAGGGTCCGGGCGCCGCGTACAATGGCGGCGCCAAATTCTACCAAGTCTATGACGGCGACACTTCAAAGCCGCACGACCTGCGCATCTCGCATATCGGCTATGACCGCAAGCACACCGCTGCGACCGACAGCGGCACCTGGTTTCCGCTGCCGCAGCTTCTGAAGGCGAAAGCCTTAGGCCGGATCGGCGAGGTCGCGCCGCGCTTCTTCGGCGCGCCGACCAATCGCAGCCATCGGGTGACGATCGACGTCGATGCTCCGGACATCCTCGCCCGCTGCCTCGCCGACAAGGTCGATGTCGCCGTGCTGGTGCCGAACTGCCCGGTGTGCCACCAGACCGCCGCTTTGGTTGCCCGCCACCTCGAAGCCAACGGCATTGCCACCGTGGTGATGGGATGCGCCAAGGATATCGTCGAGCACGCCGCGGTGCCGCGCTTCCTGTTCTCTGATTTCCCGCTCGGCAACTCCGCCGGCAAGCCGCATGGTGTCGAGTCGCAGGCGCTGACGCTGGAGCTGGCGTTGCGTCTGCTGGAGACGGCTTCCGGCGCGCGCACCACGATGCAGTCGCCGCTGCGCTGGAGCGAGGACGCGTCCTGGAAGCTCGACTACAACAACATCGCACAGATGAGCCCGGAAGAACTGGCGCGGCGTCGCGCCGAATTCGACAAGCAGAAAGAGATCGCGCGCGGCAACAGGGCGGCGTAA
- a CDS encoding DUF1330 domain-containing protein, with amino-acid sequence MKAYLVLDLSVNDFAGFRKYIAEIPAFIAKHSGKYLVQGVQPTTIEGDWKPERMVIIEFPERENAEAFLGDPEIQDLFKLRHDTTTSKLVLAEGCA; translated from the coding sequence ATGAAGGCGTATCTGGTGCTCGACCTGTCGGTGAATGATTTTGCTGGTTTCAGAAAATACATCGCTGAAATCCCTGCGTTCATCGCAAAACATTCAGGAAAATACCTGGTTCAAGGGGTTCAGCCGACGACGATCGAGGGGGATTGGAAACCCGAACGCATGGTCATCATCGAATTTCCGGAACGCGAAAACGCAGAAGCATTTCTGGGTGACCCTGAAATTCAAGACCTGTTCAAGCTGCGCCACGATACGACGACGAGTAAACTGGTGCTTGCCGAAGGGTGCGCGTAA